From Xenopus tropicalis strain Nigerian chromosome 3, UCB_Xtro_10.0, whole genome shotgun sequence, the proteins below share one genomic window:
- the grk5 gene encoding G protein-coupled receptor kinase 5, which translates to MELENIVANTVLLKAREGGGGKRKGRSKKWKEILKFPHISQCEDLRKQLERDYTSLCEKQPIGRRLFRQFCDTREHFLRCINFLDAVADYEVSPDEKRKETGDEIISRFFNPESSDYMPEIPDAYMEECSENLGKNPSKEIFTKCISQLHEFLSGSPFREFQDSMYFDRFLQWKSLERQLVTKDTFRQYRVLGKGGFGEVCACQVRATGKMYACKKLEKKRIKKRKGESMALNEKQILEKVNSRFVVSLAYAYETKDALCLVLTIMNGGDLKFHIYNMGNPGFEEERVVFYAAEICCGLEHLHQEGIVYRDLKPENILLDDDGHIRISDLGLAIKIPEGESIRGRVGTVGYMAPEVIKNERYTFSPDWWGLGCLIYEMIEGQSPFRARKERVKREEVEKRVQEDEESYSAKFTEDAKSICKVLLTKDPKQRLGCKEHGAGEVKQHPFLRNIHFKRLEAGIMKPPFVPDPRAVYCKDVLDIEQFSTVKGVNLDQTDNDFYVKFATGCVPIPWQNEMIETECYKDLNIFGPNGTRSPDLDWRQLPEPPKRSLLQRLFRRHNADIAITANDSAISNANTTNHHFQEQTPTANASLSS; encoded by the exons ATGGAACTTGAGAATATCGTAGCGAATACGGTTTTGCTGAAAGCTAGAGAAG GTGGAGGCGGAAAACGGAAAGGGAGAAGcaaaaaatggaaagaaatcCTGAAGTTTCCCCATATCAGCCAGTGTGAGGACTTGCGCAAGCAGCTCG AAAGGGACTATACGAGCTTGTGTGAGAAGCAGCCAATCGGCCGCCGCCTTTTTCGCCAGTTCTGTGATACCAGGGAGCATTTTCTTCGGTGCATTAATTTCCTCGATGCAGTG gCAGATTATGAAGTTTCTCCAGATGAGAAGAGAAAGGAGACAGGAGACGAGATTATCTCCAGGTTTTTCAACCCAGAg TCATCGGACTACATGCCAGAGATTCCAGATGCCTACATGGAGGAATGCAGTGAGAATCTTGGAAAAAATCCCAGCAAGGAGATATTCACTAAGTGCATTAG ccAACTCCATGAGTTCCTTAGTGGGTCTCCGTTCCGAGAGTTCCAGGACAGTATGTACTTCGACCGTTTCTTGCAGTGGAAAAGTCTTGAAAG GCAGCTGGTTACAAAAGACACTTTCCGGCAGTACAGGGTACTAGGCAAAGGTGGATTTGGCGAG GTCTGTGCATGCCAGGTCCGAGCCACAGGGAAAATGTATGCTTGTAAAAAACTAGAGAAGAAGAGGATCAAGAAGAGGAAGGGGGAATCAATGGCTCTGAATGAGAAGCAGATCCTGGAGAAAGTTAACAGCAGATTTGTG GTTAGTCTGGCCTACGCCTATGAAACGAAAGACGCCCTGTGTCTGGTGCTCACAATCATGAACGGTGGTGACCTCAAGTTCCATATCTACAATATGGGCAATCCTGGCTTCGAGGAGGAACGCGTGGTCTTTTATGCTGCTGAGATCTGCTGTGGCCTGGAACATTTACACCAGGAGGGAATTGTTTACAG ggATTTAAAACCAGAAAATATCCTTTTGGATGATGACG GTCACATCAGGATCTCAGACCTTGGCTTGGCCATCAAGATACCAGAAGGGGAGAGTATCCGGGGAAGAGTAGGCACAGTGGGTTATATGG CCCCAGAAGTTATAAAAAATGAACGCTACACTTTTAGCCCAGACTGGTGGGGTCTGGGTTGTCTGATTTATGAGATGATCGAGGGCCAGTCTCCCTTTCGGGCACGGAAAGAACGGGTGAAACGGGAGGAGGTTGAGAAGAGAGTCCAGGAGGATGAAGAGTCCTATTCTGCAAAGTTTACAGAGGATGCTAAATCTATTTGTAAAGTG CTGTTGACCAAAGACCCGAAGCAGAGGTTGGGCTGTAAGGAACATGGTGCTGGGGAGGTGAAACAGCACCCCTTTCTCAGGAACATTCACTTCAAAAGGCTGGAGGCAGGAATAATGAAGCCGCCCTTTGTTCCAGAT CCCCGCGCTGTCTACTGTAAGGATGTCCTGGATATTGAGCAGTTTTCTACTGTCAAAGGAGTTAATTTGGACCAAACCGATAATGACTTTTATGTCAAGTTTGCAACTGGCTGTGTGCCCATCCCCTGGCAGAATGAG ATGATCGAGACAGAGTGTTATAAGGACCTCAACATCTTTGGACCAAATGGGACTCGCTCCCCTGATCTAGATTGGAGACAGCTCCCAGAACCGCCCAAGCGTAGTTTGCTGCAGAGGCTTTTTCGAAGACAT AACGCTGACATAGCCATCACTGCGAATGACTCCGCCATCTCCAATGCCAACACCACAAACCACCACTTCCAAGAACAGACACCTACAGCTAATGCTTCCCTCTCATCTTGA